The following coding sequences lie in one Haematobia irritans isolate KBUSLIRL chromosome 3, ASM5000362v1, whole genome shotgun sequence genomic window:
- the LOC142230227 gene encoding uncharacterized protein LOC142230227, protein MAAYLPRAENASEGRRGLDRLGRSNQRLQPQRQRSNNVRNGHVDRRGRPTFWQYSCGICQEDHALSSCPRFREKTPSQRYETVERRGYCRNCLARSHLTPDCPSITGCRQCDQRHHTLLHGAPQHEDPLRPAHLFGGLPEAPAQRAESSSFRWDLVFVPTAIVRVSEDEVDRYTTIRALICQSSTMSKIAYSTFRRIGLRSFTYQGQRFTSFKLMPRKTNSTWALRVNALITDTLPTRPYSDPMIDDPTRDLPQDTLADMDPRSNSPIDLELGADVFPALRRDGHVHTGLGDVYAYQTTLGYIILGPIRNMPRQ, encoded by the coding sequence ATGGCAGCTTATTTACCCCGTGCGGAGAATGCAAGCGAAGGTCGCCGCGGACTAGATCGGTTAGGCCGGTCAAATCAACGGCTACAACCTCAGCGGCAGCGCTCAAACAACGTCCGGAATGGCCATGTTGACCGGCGAGGCAGACCCACATTTTGGCAGTACTCTTGCGGTATTTGTCAAGAAGACCATGCCCTCAGTTCATGTCCTAGATTTCGGGAGAAGACACCATCACAGCGATATGAGACGGTAGAGCGGAGGGGATATTGTCGAAACTGTCTCGCACGAAGCCACCTGACCCCTGACTGTCCGTCCATTACAGGGTGCCGCCAATGTGATCAACGCCATCACACTCTCTTGCATGGAGCCCCTCAACACGAAGATCCTTTGCGACCTGCTCATCTTTTTGGGGGGTTACCTGAAGCGCCAGCGCAGCGGGCAGAATCAAGTTCTTTTAGGTGGGATCTGGTTTTTGTCCCCACAGCTATAGTTCGGGTGTCAGAAGATGAGGTAGATCGTTATACCACAATTCGAGCGCTCATCTGTCAATCGTCTACCATGTCCAAGATAGCCTACTCTACGTTTCGCCGCATTGGACTGCGGTCCTTTACTTATCAGGGACAAAGGTTCACCAGTTTTAAATTGATGCCTCGCAAAACTAACAGTACTTGGGCTTTAAGAGTTAATGCGCTAATTACGGACACTCTACCAACCAGACCCTATTCGGACCCTATGATCGATGACCCGACCCGTGACTTGCCACAGGATACGTTAGCCGACATGGACCCGCGGTCTAACTCACCAATCGACTTGGAACTAGGGGCAGACGTGTTCCCCGCGCTTCGAAGGGACGGTCATGTCCATACCGGCCTTGGAGATGTCTATGCATACCAAACAACACTTGGCTACATAATTTTGGGTCCTATTCGAAATATGCCTAGACAGTAA
- the LOC142230937 gene encoding uncharacterized protein LOC142230937, with amino-acid sequence MEKIIREKFANSINDLNDFESIYAVAKTTENIRELEALRAEVETLWTNVKKSYLDCRDHIPQGDEQAIDKSKLRTHYSEAMSSYKRVLSAINADIIALKDQVSKEKEERQSFGTPPTTSDFSTALRLPPCDTDIFRGGYSAWPSFRDLFSAIYINNSRLSNVEKLFHLTQKTSGEAREIINNVPLTNDGFTLAWKNLKDRYENKRMQVNEQLKIIFNLPNVSVDSSQSVQKLQRTVNTCIQTLETLDIEVKQWDPILIYLCSAKLPRPFLEEFESSLEDCKTLPTWHQFDLFLTHKFKTLESVGNIKPIFSRQNQDKSESHRYKPDKGKFINSFQTNVSRKTQHTGGKNRFDSKLSSGKQNQNRQTCPLCKERHFIRDCPKFIEKTVNDRIHVVKISHLCYNCLSSNHGIKDCKSNYTCRECNMRHHTMLHKGTEIQSSSHDPIRDVVRPSISASALTTQIQSTPNMENNITTLTLQDDQTCAYHPRGTLLFTALVQIESRGQLFNARAIIDSGSQSTFISEKLKNKLCLPTRRNLVHITGVSEMLVETSTKACLFNLHSRLDPSFHLEVWAPVLRTLPSNLPAQNLDLAQLRDVVNLDLADPKFYISQPVDLLIGMDIGPLIFDIETPMKSIGSLLAQHTRKLMKTPDIKAQYDQTILEYLELGHMRKISPREITKTPNYYLPHHAVIKPDRLTTKLRVVFNASSPSSNKRSLNDNLFTGPILQQDLVLQILKWRFFKYVYSADVTKMYRQILLDKNQTQYQRILFRKSPTDPLEDFELLTVTFGVNCAPFLAIRTLLQLAEDVADKYPIASKIIRENLYVDDVLAGAHTVEDAIKSRKELILALDSAGFQLMKWSSNNHNVIQDLPSEQVLPLNWLDLSEDSSTKTLGVRWNISGDYFTFNQPTMDVRQNYTKREVLSSIAKLFDPCGWLAPAIVIAKLVMQQIWLDKIDWDDPLKTITLMNWQNFVKNSGAINSVKIPRWINYIPSSKIEIHGFCDASESAYGAALYIRVELQDNQVETHLIAAKTRVAPIKKISLPRLELCGAVLLSKLASATITNLQISNFSTQFWTDSTIVLAWLKKPPCAWSTFVGNRVSEILENVGNDKWQHVDSEDNPADVASRGCTPSELKTHHLWWHGPQWLKLPRDRWPKFEMLGDTNLETKTVKVLTASTFEDPLMRFSSLPRAYRVMSYVLRFWRNTGQNRSHLRISTQEITPEEIQEAKRRLLIMTQSQYFAHEYTNLVKKIKIASTSSLLTMNPFIDSSGIMRSNGRLVQSPVLSYNERHPILLPYDARFTQLLVEFTHKVTLHGGNQLMTRVLRSEFWIFRLKPLIKKVIHNCKICILYKRHTQSQIMASLPPERTLLSRPFTNTGVDFAGPFHIKNYKTRVCLITKGYICIFVCFATKAIHLEVTSDLSSEAFLAAFARFIARRGCPSCIYSDNGKNFVGAAELLKKDRLVFIKNLQIQTVQQNSHHNLTWKFIPPGAPHMGGLWEAGVKSLKTHLRKYIPTMSFTFEELSTILARIEACLNSRPLSKSSEDPNDFSPLTPGHFLIGTSMLAPPEPNVSDEDITLANRWKRLKIVSQYFCMRWKSEYLRELHRRTKWKYPQDNLEENDLVVVRDDRFPPTDWVMGRIEKTYPGSDKKNRVVDIRTVNGVISRPITKLVKLFSA; translated from the exons ATGGAGAAAATTATTAGAGAGAAATTTGCCAACAGCATCAATGATTTAAATGATTTCGAGAGCATTTATGCCGTGGCAAAAACTACTGAAAACATTCGGGAACTTGAAGCCCTAAGAGCAGAAGTTGAGACCCTATGGACAAAcgttaaaaaatcatatttggATTGTCGCGATCATATTCCACAAGGGGATGAACAGGCAATTGACAAATCAAAACTTCGTACCCACTATAGTGAGGCAATGTCGTCATATAAACGTGTTCTGAGTGCAATTAATGCGGATATAATCGCCTTAAAAGATCAGGTTTCCAAAGAAAAGGAAGAAAGGCAATCGTTTGGGACCCCTCCTACTACTAGTGATTTTTCAACAGCATTAAGACTGCCTCCCTGTGACACAGACATTTTCAGAGGGGGATATTCAGCGTGGCCATCTTTTAGGGATTTATTTTCCGCCATCTATATTAACAACTCTCGACTCAGCAATGTCGAAAAACTTTTCCACTTGACCCAAAAAACATCTGGTGAAGCAAGGGAAATAATTAATAATGTTCCACTCACAAACGACGGGTTTACATTGGCATGGAAAAATTTGAAAGATCGTTACGAGAACAAAAGAATGCAGGTTAATGaacaattgaaaataatttttaatttaccaaATGTTTCTGTCGATTCAAGTCAATCGGTTCAAAAGCTGCAACGGACAGTAAATACTTGTATTCAAACCTTAGAAACATTGGATATAGAAGTCAAGCAATGGGACCCAATCTTAATTTATCTTTGTTCTGCAAAATTGCCAAGACCCTTTCTAGAAGAATTCGAAAGTTCTTTAGAGGATTGCAAGACTCTTCCAACTTGGCATCAATTCGATCTTTTTTTGACTCATAAATTTAAAACTCTCGAGTcagtgggaaatataaagccaaTTTTCAGTAGGCAAAACCAGGATAAGTCCGAAAGCCATCGTTATAAACCAGATAAAGGGAAATTTATCAATAGTTTTCAAACGAACGTCTCACGAAAAACCCAACACACCGGGGGTAAAAATAGGTTCGATTCCAAATTGTCGTCcggaaaacaaaatcaaaacagaCAAACTTGTCCACTTTGTAAAGAAAGGCATTTTATTCGGGATTGTCCGAAGTTTATTGAAAAAACTGTGAACGACAGAATTcatgtggttaaaatttcacatCTTTGTTATAATTGTCTTTCGTCCAATCATGGCATTAAAGACTGTAAAAGCAATTACACTTGTCGGGAATGTAACATGCGGCATCACACAATGTTACACAAGGGAACCGAAATCCAATCTAGTAGTCATGACCCAATAAGAGACGTAGTACGACCTAGTATTAGTGCTTCGGCTTTAACAACACAAATACAGTCCACTCCAAACATGGAAAACaacattacaactttgaccCTTCAAGATGATCAAACTTGTGCGTATCATCCCAGGGGTACATTACTTTTCACAGCTTTGGTCCAAATCGAATCTCGCGGACAATTGTTTAATGCCAGAGCGATAATAGACTCTGGATCTCAATCAACTtttatatctgaaaaacttaaaaataaattgtgtttgCCAACTAGACGAAATTTAGTTCATATCACGGGAGTTAGTGAGATGttggtagaaacttctacgaaagcttGTCTTTTCAATTTACATTCTCGTCTAGACCCTAGTTTCCATTTAGAAGTTTGGGCTCCTGTTTTGCGGACCCTTCCGTCAAATTTACCAGCACAAAACCTAGATCTAGCACAACTTAGGGATGTTGTCAACCTTGATTTGGCAGATCCAAAATTCTACATCAGTCAACCCGTTGATCTTCTAATTGGAATGGATATAGGACCCTTAATTTTTGATATTGAAACTCCTATGAAATCAATCGGCTCTTTGTTGGCTCAACATacc AGGAAGTTAATGAAGACTCCCGATATAAAGGCACAATATGATCAAACAATCTTAGAATATTTGGAACTTGGGCACATGAGAAAAATTTCGCCTCGAGAAATCACGAAGACTCCGAATTATTATTTGCCGCATCATGCGGTAATTAAGCCTGATCGGTTGACAACAAAACTTCGAGTGGTTTTCAACGCTTCAAGCCCTTCGTCAAACAAGCGAAGTCTTAATGATAATTTGTTTACTGGACCCATTCTCCAGCAAGATCTTGTATTACAAATTCTGAAATGGAGATTCTTTAAGTACGTTTATAGTGCGGATGTCACAAAGATGTACAGACAAATTCTGCTCGACAAAAATCAGACTCAATATCAGCGTatactttttagaaaatctccCACAGACCCCTTAGAAGACTTTGAGCTCTTAACAGTCACTTTTGGAGTTAACTGCGCGCCATTCCTGGCAATCCGGACACTTCTTCAACTTGCAGAAGATGTGGCGGACAAATATCCCATTGCATCAAAAATTATACGAGAAAATTTATACGTAGATGATGTTTTAGCTGGCGCGCACACTGTTGAAGACGCTATTAAATCTCGTAAAGAGCTAATTCTAGCCTTGGACTCGGCGGGTTTTCAGCTAATGAAGTGGTCGTCTAATAATCACAACGTTATTCAAGATTTGCCTTCCGAACAAGTGCTTCCACTTAATTGGTTGGATTTATCTGAAGATTCATCAACCAAGACACTAGGAGTTAGGTGGAACATATCGGGGGATTATTTCACATTTAATCAGCCAACCATGGATGTTAGGCAAAACTACACCAAAAGAGAAGTTTTATCTtctattgcaaaattatttgaCCCGTGTGGATGGTTAGCTCCAGCAATTGTGATAGCCAAATTGGTTATGCAGCAAATATGGCTGGACAAAATCGACTGGGATGACCCTTTAAAGACAATTACTCTCAtgaattggcaaaatttcgtaaaaaatagcGGCGCTattaattctgtcaaaattcctAGATGGATTAATTATATCCCAAGCTCAAAAATAGAGATTCACGGTTTTTGCGATGCATCCGAGAGTGCATATGGGGCAGCTTTATACATTCGTGTTGAACTCCAAGATAACCAAGTAGAAACTCATCTGATTGCTGCTAAGACCCGAGTTGCCCCAATTAAAAAGATTTCATTGCCCCGACTCGAGTTGTGCGGAGCAGTTTTACTTTCTAAATTAGCATCAGCAACCATTACAAatcttcaaatttcaaatttctcaaCCCAGTTTTGGACAGATTCTACAATAGTGTTAGCGTGGTTGAAAAAGCCTCCATGTGCGTGGAGTACATTTGTGGGAAATCGTGTTTCTGAAATTCTGGAAAATGTGGGCAACGATAAATGGCAACATGTTGACTCCGAAGATAACCCAGCTGATGTAGCTAGCAGAGGTTGTACACCTTCTGAATTAAAAACTCATCATTTATGGTGGCATGGACCACAATGGTTGAAACTGCCTAGAGATAGATGgccgaaatttgaaatgttgGGAGACACAAATTTAGAAACAAAGACTGTGAAGGTTTTAACTGCTTCCACTTTTGAAGACCCTTTGATGCGATTCTCTTCACTACCACGagcttaccgggtaatgagttaTGTTTTACGGTTTTGGAGAAACACCGGGCAAAATAGATCACATCTTAGAATTTCGACCCAGGAGATAACTCCAGAAGAAATTCAAGAAGCCAAACGACGGTTGCTCATTATGACTCAAAGTCAATATTTTGCACACGAATACACTAACTtagtgaagaaaataaaaattgcgtCTACTAGTAGTTTATTGACAATGAACCCATTTATTGACTCAAGTGGAATTATGCGGTCAAATGGGCGACTTGTTCAATCTCCTGTTCTAAGTTATAACGAAAGACATCCCATTCTTTTGCCATACGATGCTCGCTTTACACAACTTTTGGTTGAGTTTACACATAAGGTTACTCTTCATGGTGGAAATCAACTTATGACCCGAGTATTGAGAtccgaattttggattttcaggTTAAAACCATTAATAAAGAAAGTTATACACAACTGTAAGATATGTATTCTGTATAAACGACACACACAATCTCAAATTATGGCATCTCTGCCTCCTGAACGTACGTTACTCTCAAGACCGTTCACAAATACTGGGGTCGATTTTGCAGGAcccttccatataaaaaattataaaacccgCGTATGTTTAATAACAAAGGGTTATATTTGCATATTTGTATGTTTCGCTACTAAAGCCATTCATTTGGAAGTCACTAGTGACCTATCATCGGAAGCTTTTCTTGCAGCGTTTGCTCGCTTTATCGCTCGCCGCGGATGTCCGTCGTGTATATATTCAGATAACGGAAAAAACTTTGTAGGAGCAGCTGAACTGCTTAAAAAGGATCGTcttgtatttataaaaaatttgcaaatccaAACTGTTCAACAAAATTCACATCATAATCTTACATGGAAATTTATACCTCCAGGTGCACCACATATGGGTGGCTTATGGGAGGCAGGAGTAAAATCTTTAAAGACCCACTTACGCAAGTACATTCCAACAATGAGTTTTACCTTTGAAGAACTTTCTACAATACTGGCCCGTATAGAAGCTTGTCTGAATTCCAGACCTTTAAGTAAGTCTAGTGAAGATCCGAATGATTTTTCTCCATTGACTCCTGGGCATTTTTTGATTGGCACTTCCATGCTTGCTCCTCCGGAGCCTAATGTCTCAGACGAAGATATAACCTTAGCAAATCGATGGAAACGCCTTAAGATAGTTTCCCAATATTTCTGTATGCGTTGGAAATCTGAATATCTCCGAGAACTGCATCGTCGTACTAAGTGGAAATATCCTCAGGATAACCTTGAGGAAAATGATCTTGTAGTCGTACGAGATGATAGGTTTCCTCCAACGGATTGGGTTATGGGTCGTATTGAGAAAACATATCCTGGTTCTGACAAAAAAAACCGCGTAGTAGACATTCGGACCGTGAATGGAGTAATAAGCAGACCAATTACTAAACTCGTCAAACTTTTTTCCGCGTGA